In Thiovibrio frasassiensis, one DNA window encodes the following:
- the lspA gene encoding signal peptidase II: protein MNKNELPIIPLAWLLAVVLLDQLSKGLVMAYFAMYELRPVIPGLFNLTYLTNTGAAFGMLAGAQSIWRQVFFVGAAVVAIGIMVFSYRQFRSQGKIFAHAIGLVAGGAAGNLIDRLRFGAVVDFLDFYVGTHHWPAFNVADSAITVGVGLFILGTILYPPKESEK, encoded by the coding sequence TTGAACAAGAACGAATTGCCCATTATTCCGCTGGCCTGGCTGCTGGCAGTGGTGCTCCTCGATCAGTTGAGCAAGGGTCTGGTGATGGCGTATTTCGCCATGTATGAGTTGCGCCCCGTCATTCCGGGTCTGTTCAACCTGACCTATCTCACCAACACCGGGGCGGCCTTCGGCATGCTGGCCGGGGCCCAGAGTATCTGGCGGCAGGTCTTCTTTGTCGGGGCGGCCGTGGTCGCCATTGGGATTATGGTTTTTTCCTACCGGCAATTTCGCAGTCAGGGCAAGATCTTTGCCCACGCCATCGGCCTGGTTGCCGGTGGGGCGGCGGGCAATCTTATCGACCGGCTGCGTTTCGGGGCGGTGGTGGATTTTCTGGATTTTTATGTCGGCACGCACCATTGGCCGGCCTTTAATGTGGCGGACTCGGCCATCACCGTCGGGGTCGGCCTGTTCATTCTTGGCACCATTTTGTATCCACCGAAAGAAAGTGAAAAATGA
- the rpsP gene encoding 30S ribosomal protein S16: protein MAVRIRLTRMGRKKKPFYRIVVANAEASRDGQFLEVVGTYDPCKQPAEVIVKQDRVKVWLDKGALPSDTVKSLLAKAAKVAE, encoded by the coding sequence ATGGCTGTACGGATTCGTTTGACCAGAATGGGCCGCAAGAAAAAACCTTTTTACCGCATTGTCGTAGCCAACGCCGAGGCTTCTCGCGACGGCCAGTTTCTTGAAGTGGTCGGCACCTACGACCCTTGCAAGCAGCCCGCCGAGGTTATTGTCAAGCAGGACAGAGTCAAGGTTTGGCTCGATAAGGGCGCGCTCCCTTCCGATACGGTGAAGAGCCTGCTTGCCAAAGCCGCCAAAGTGGCGGAATAA
- a CDS encoding metallophosphoesterase, with product MTSLIRWLHLSDFHVGKDDYAGRKMFDYIIEHVRQRKDEGFVPDFIFFTGDLTDKGKACDYETFWLEFVSSLQEVISGDISSRTFAVPGNHDADRDYHQAFSREEMSAPKSRYFDPNQEGNKLREILFPRFNAFVENDFSPTKGDLLKEQGAFAHQLDIRGNRIGIVGLNTAWLSKDNHDERKLTPGKALLEGVLDEISEAKVRIVLGHHPIDWFIPAEQKPLKSLLGKSHVLYLHGHLHDAWAEPTYGGGHQFLAIQSGAAFRAREGEMWRNGLVWAELDLDAQELRLQPRKWEPNQQAWIPATDAFHENHRKGDWWIYPLPDTSRALDIVKSAAQPNVQPPQGWGVFDPKVLSQYFKPLEEERAIRFFNGAVPSWPMALSTSVPRRKIVGALAAHLQEAEGSARPIVTLLLAAGCEGKTTALLQAAWEMTKEKPGWRILQRTDDAAPMEWNALVPLLAAEYRWLVLLDEADRIAKDLFVILQKIPAELQGRVHFLLASRDTDWLASRANLENWTSVCTFQQERLAGLDGEDAEAIVKAWNVFGARGLGDLAKIPEEQRVDILERQAREEARSNQGAFFGALLAVRHGSDLHNHARLMLERLGQRKIPSGGTLRNALAFIAAMHSEGLEFLSRPVLSQALSCPLEKLHRHVLAPLGQEAAATGTSLFIFTRHKRIATALVSVLENDFSTDIGALFKTLAMSAINSFKEGIRVPQLGDWRYSLPQHFFNKERIELAVEIARDVLSCEPENRMTLTSLANFYRKAGDPESAVKLFRESQGKLEKKDRTFFCEWATAEGAKDNQVEGALLAAYAISDNVPNQSRVNNDDAKMNLAGLGVSFGELFVNYHETAFRDAQIAVAVLGQQLHLDSETSGYFQNHIKEALADGAIEPDVDNAFNLFRQGVIAAEAIGVDAEVASTLPSTTTLTYDGLRKLVFATMSASG from the coding sequence ATGACTTCACTAATTCGCTGGCTTCATCTATCAGATTTTCACGTTGGGAAGGATGACTATGCTGGCAGAAAAATGTTCGACTATATTATTGAACACGTCCGCCAGAGAAAAGATGAAGGCTTTGTCCCTGATTTTATATTTTTTACCGGCGATTTGACAGATAAGGGGAAAGCCTGCGATTACGAAACATTTTGGCTTGAGTTTGTATCTTCTCTACAGGAAGTAATAAGCGGTGATATCTCTTCCCGGACTTTTGCGGTACCCGGAAATCACGATGCAGACCGCGACTATCATCAAGCTTTCAGTCGAGAAGAAATGTCTGCCCCCAAAAGTCGCTATTTCGATCCTAACCAAGAAGGCAACAAACTTCGTGAAATACTATTCCCGCGATTCAACGCATTCGTGGAAAACGACTTTAGTCCAACCAAGGGTGATTTGCTTAAAGAGCAGGGAGCCTTTGCCCATCAGCTTGACATCCGCGGTAATAGAATTGGAATCGTCGGCCTCAACACGGCATGGCTGAGTAAAGACAATCACGATGAACGGAAGCTTACCCCTGGCAAAGCTTTGCTCGAAGGAGTCTTGGATGAAATTAGCGAGGCTAAAGTTCGTATCGTGTTGGGACATCATCCCATCGACTGGTTTATTCCAGCAGAACAGAAGCCTCTCAAAAGTCTTCTTGGGAAGAGCCATGTCTTGTATCTGCATGGTCATCTGCATGATGCCTGGGCGGAACCAACATATGGAGGAGGCCACCAGTTTTTAGCCATCCAATCCGGTGCTGCTTTTCGGGCGAGAGAGGGTGAAATGTGGCGTAATGGTCTTGTTTGGGCCGAACTGGATTTGGATGCGCAAGAATTACGCCTTCAACCTCGGAAGTGGGAGCCAAACCAACAAGCGTGGATTCCCGCAACCGATGCTTTTCACGAAAATCACCGGAAAGGAGACTGGTGGATTTATCCACTTCCAGATACGTCGCGGGCTTTAGATATAGTTAAAAGCGCGGCACAACCAAATGTACAGCCTCCTCAAGGATGGGGTGTCTTTGACCCCAAAGTATTGAGCCAATACTTTAAACCCTTAGAAGAAGAGAGGGCTATTAGATTTTTTAACGGTGCAGTTCCTAGTTGGCCCATGGCCCTATCCACTTCTGTTCCCAGGCGAAAAATTGTCGGGGCGCTTGCTGCGCATCTCCAAGAGGCCGAAGGCTCTGCTCGTCCTATCGTCACTCTCTTGCTGGCTGCGGGTTGTGAAGGAAAAACCACAGCTCTGCTCCAAGCGGCTTGGGAGATGACAAAGGAAAAACCCGGATGGCGTATCTTACAACGGACAGACGATGCGGCTCCAATGGAATGGAATGCCCTCGTGCCTTTGTTGGCCGCGGAATATCGCTGGTTAGTTTTGTTGGACGAGGCCGATCGTATCGCGAAAGATCTTTTCGTTATTCTCCAGAAAATTCCCGCTGAGCTCCAGGGAAGGGTTCACTTTTTACTGGCCTCCCGGGATACAGATTGGCTAGCGTCGAGAGCCAATCTGGAAAACTGGACAAGTGTATGTACCTTTCAACAGGAGCGCCTTGCAGGTCTTGACGGAGAGGATGCAGAAGCAATAGTCAAAGCGTGGAATGTCTTTGGTGCCCGAGGGTTGGGCGATCTTGCCAAAATACCTGAAGAACAGCGTGTCGATATTCTCGAACGGCAAGCCCGAGAAGAAGCAAGGTCAAATCAAGGTGCTTTCTTCGGAGCGCTTCTCGCTGTCCGTCACGGGAGTGATTTGCACAACCATGCACGTCTGATGCTGGAAAGGCTTGGGCAGCGAAAAATACCAAGCGGTGGCACCCTGAGGAATGCTCTTGCCTTTATTGCCGCCATGCACTCTGAAGGATTGGAATTCTTGTCCCGTCCCGTGTTGTCCCAAGCACTATCTTGTCCTTTAGAAAAATTACATCGGCATGTGCTCGCCCCACTTGGACAGGAGGCAGCGGCTACAGGCACATCATTGTTTATTTTTACTCGACACAAGCGAATAGCAACCGCGCTGGTTTCCGTTCTTGAAAATGATTTTTCTACAGATATTGGAGCGCTTTTTAAAACTCTTGCAATGTCGGCTATAAATAGTTTCAAGGAGGGTATCCGTGTTCCGCAGCTCGGCGACTGGCGTTACAGTTTGCCGCAGCATTTTTTTAACAAAGAGAGAATTGAATTGGCCGTGGAGATAGCCCGCGATGTTCTCTCTTGTGAACCGGAAAATCGCATGACGCTTACAAGTCTGGCAAACTTCTATCGAAAAGCAGGAGATCCAGAGTCGGCCGTAAAGTTATTTCGTGAGTCACAGGGCAAACTTGAGAAAAAAGATCGGACTTTCTTCTGTGAGTGGGCAACTGCTGAAGGCGCCAAGGATAATCAAGTGGAGGGTGCATTACTTGCGGCTTATGCAATTAGTGATAACGTCCCTAACCAAAGCCGTGTAAATAATGACGATGCGAAAATGAACTTGGCAGGTCTAGGAGTAAGCTTCGGGGAATTGTTTGTAAACTATCATGAAACAGCTTTCCGCGATGCACAGATAGCAGTTGCAGTTCTTGGTCAGCAGCTCCATCTTGACTCAGAGACGAGTGGTTATTTCCAAAATCATATCAAAGAAGCCTTGGCGGATGGGGCGATAGAGCCTGATGTGGATAACGCGTTCAATTTGTTCCGGCAAGGTGTTATTGCAGCAGAAGCCATAGGTGTTGATGCTGAAGTTGCTTCTACGCTCCCGTCAACGACTACCCTTACTTATGATGGCTTGCGGAAGTTGGTTTTCGCAACCATGTCGGCCTCTGGATAA
- a CDS encoding SAM-dependent methyltransferase, whose amino-acid sequence MDIPRIFNITESAHRIHNPITPEKLATLGAALRLESGIRVLDLGSGSGEMLCTWARDHGVIGTGIDMSRLFTEQAKLRAEELGVAHQVTFIHGDAAGYISGEKVGVAACVGATWIGGGVAGTIELLARSLRSGGIILIGEPFWRQLPPTEDVAKGCLANSISDFLMLPELLASFGRLGYDVVEMVLADQDGWDRYEAAKWLTMRRWLEANPGDELAKEVRAKLTSEPERYAAYTREYLGWGVFALMPR is encoded by the coding sequence ATGGACATCCCGCGGATATTCAACATCACTGAGAGTGCTCATCGCATCCACAACCCGATCACCCCCGAAAAGCTCGCCACTCTCGGCGCGGCGTTGCGTCTGGAATCGGGAATCCGAGTGCTCGACCTCGGCAGCGGTTCGGGGGAGATGCTGTGCACCTGGGCACGCGATCACGGCGTCATCGGCACCGGCATCGACATGAGCCGGTTGTTCACCGAGCAGGCGAAACTCCGTGCTGAAGAACTCGGCGTCGCCCATCAAGTCACGTTCATCCATGGCGATGCTGCCGGCTATATCTCCGGCGAGAAGGTCGGTGTGGCAGCCTGTGTCGGCGCCACTTGGATCGGTGGGGGCGTCGCCGGCACTATCGAGCTTCTGGCGCGGAGCCTGCGCAGTGGAGGGATCATCCTCATCGGCGAGCCCTTCTGGCGGCAGTTACCGCCGACGGAAGATGTTGCCAAGGGGTGTCTTGCCAACTCAATCTCCGACTTTCTCATGCTGCCGGAACTTCTCGCCTCTTTCGGCCGCCTTGGCTACGACGTCGTGGAAATGGTTCTGGCTGACCAAGACGGCTGGGACAGATACGAGGCGGCAAAATGGCTCACCATGCGCCGATGGCTTGAAGCCAATCCCGGCGACGAGTTAGCCAAAGAGGTTCGAGCCAAACTGACCTCGGAACCCGAGCGCTACGCCGCTTACACCCGTGAATACCTGGGCTGGGGCGTGTTCGCGCTGATGCCCCGGTGA
- a CDS encoding ribonuclease HII, with protein sequence MPKAITLWPASSVGDTFAIERSLISQGYATVAGTDEAGRGPLAGPVVAACVILPPLCEYQHFQDSKKLSAKARGELMHRLVALQAPIGVGIVSPEEIDRLNILQASLLAMRKAVEKLPALPDFLLVDGKFTVPMAVPQQALVKGDSRSASISAASIVAKVTRDAIMEQYHLEYPQYNFAQHKGYPTAEHRRIIREIGPCPIHRQSFKPVRDCLVR encoded by the coding sequence TTGCCCAAGGCGATAACACTCTGGCCGGCGTCTTCCGTTGGAGACACCTTCGCCATTGAACGATCTCTGATCAGCCAAGGCTACGCCACCGTAGCCGGGACCGATGAAGCCGGCCGTGGGCCGCTGGCCGGACCGGTGGTTGCCGCCTGCGTCATTCTTCCGCCCCTCTGCGAGTATCAACATTTCCAGGATTCAAAAAAACTGAGCGCTAAAGCCCGGGGCGAGCTCATGCATCGCCTGGTTGCGCTTCAGGCTCCAATAGGGGTGGGCATCGTTTCTCCGGAGGAGATCGACCGGCTCAATATCCTACAAGCATCCCTGCTGGCCATGCGCAAGGCGGTGGAAAAGTTGCCCGCGCTCCCTGATTTTCTTCTGGTCGACGGCAAGTTCACCGTGCCCATGGCGGTTCCGCAACAGGCCCTGGTCAAAGGCGACTCGCGCAGCGCCTCTATCTCCGCCGCTTCCATTGTCGCCAAGGTGACGCGGGACGCAATCATGGAGCAGTACCATCTCGAATACCCCCAGTATAACTTTGCCCAGCACAAGGGGTATCCCACGGCCGAGCACCGTCGGATTATCCGGGAGATTGGCCCCTGTCCCATCCATCGCCAGAGTTTTAAGCCGGTGCGCGATTGTTTGGTAAGATAA
- a CDS encoding RNA methyltransferase, which translates to MIQEDRQGADRPVIRLDLALVHYPVCNKHGETIGSAVTNLDLHDIARAGRTFGIDTLYIVTPFADQQALVKDILEHWQTGHGASYNPKRKEALSLVRICHDLAELYALVEAKWQQRPAVLATSAKPQARALGFAEARQRILAGEPHLILFGTGWGMTPEVLADVDGLLPPIAGFSEYNHLSVRSAAAIVLDRVLARQ; encoded by the coding sequence GTGATTCAAGAAGATAGGCAAGGTGCGGATCGACCGGTTATCCGGCTCGATCTGGCTCTGGTCCATTACCCCGTCTGTAACAAGCACGGGGAGACCATCGGCTCGGCGGTGACCAACCTGGACCTGCATGATATTGCCAGGGCAGGCCGGACCTTTGGCATCGACACCTTGTATATCGTCACTCCTTTCGCGGATCAGCAGGCGCTGGTCAAGGATATTCTCGAGCACTGGCAGACAGGACACGGGGCGAGCTATAACCCGAAACGCAAGGAAGCCCTCTCCCTGGTGCGGATCTGTCATGACCTGGCCGAATTGTATGCGCTGGTAGAGGCCAAGTGGCAGCAAAGGCCGGCGGTTCTTGCCACCAGCGCCAAACCGCAGGCCAGAGCGCTTGGTTTTGCGGAAGCGCGGCAGCGGATTCTTGCCGGAGAGCCGCATCTGATTTTGTTTGGCACCGGCTGGGGTATGACCCCGGAAGTATTGGCCGACGTAGACGGCCTGCTTCCCCCCATTGCCGGGTTTAGCGAGTATAATCATCTCTCTGTTCGCTCGGCTGCGGCCATTGTGTTGGACAGGGTGTTGGCCAGGCAGTAG
- the fabD gene encoding ACP S-malonyltransferase yields the protein MAEAKIAVLFPGQGSQFLGMGKEFLETDADARALMGMAEKISGFPLTRLCQDGPMEELTRTVHLQPAMTVMNLICWQALAKAGVKPAFFAGHSLGEYGALAAAGIVSPEETLALVTERGRLMEREAAANPGGMQAVVKLPIEAVRGIVESAKAAGKITVANHNSAEQVVISGEEAALAVAAPLVKEKGGKAIPLKVSGAWHSELIAGAVPDFEAAMAKVTFNAPATPVLFNVTAASESDPAAIRQIMARQIASTVRWLEIVEKLMAEEVRVFIEVGPKTVLTGLLGKIIPPDYEHRCFQFDTPEGLAKMLEAL from the coding sequence ATGGCAGAGGCAAAGATAGCGGTTCTTTTTCCGGGGCAGGGCTCCCAGTTTTTGGGCATGGGCAAGGAATTTTTGGAAACGGACGCTGATGCCCGCGCCCTCATGGGTATGGCGGAAAAAATCAGCGGCTTCCCGCTCACCCGCCTCTGCCAGGACGGTCCCATGGAGGAGCTGACCCGCACCGTGCATCTGCAACCGGCCATGACCGTGATGAATCTCATCTGCTGGCAGGCCCTGGCTAAGGCCGGGGTGAAACCGGCATTTTTTGCCGGTCACAGCCTGGGCGAATACGGAGCGCTTGCTGCCGCCGGGATCGTCAGTCCCGAGGAGACCCTGGCTCTGGTCACCGAACGCGGCCGCTTGATGGAGCGCGAGGCTGCCGCAAATCCCGGCGGCATGCAGGCCGTGGTGAAACTGCCCATCGAGGCGGTGCGCGGGATCGTGGAAAGCGCCAAGGCTGCCGGCAAGATCACCGTGGCCAACCACAACTCCGCCGAACAGGTCGTGATCTCCGGCGAGGAAGCGGCCCTTGCCGTTGCCGCGCCCTTGGTCAAGGAGAAGGGCGGCAAGGCGATTCCCCTCAAGGTGAGCGGCGCCTGGCACAGCGAGCTGATCGCCGGCGCGGTCCCGGATTTCGAGGCGGCCATGGCCAAGGTGACCTTCAACGCCCCGGCCACGCCGGTCCTCTTCAACGTCACTGCCGCTTCCGAGAGCGATCCTGCCGCGATCCGGCAGATCATGGCGCGTCAGATCGCCTCCACCGTCCGCTGGTTGGAGATTGTGGAGAAGCTGATGGCCGAGGAAGTGCGGGTCTTTATCGAGGTCGGCCCCAAGACGGTGCTCACCGGGCTTTTGGGCAAGATCATCCCGCCTGACTACGAACACCGCTGCTTCCAGTTCGACACCCCCGAGGGGCTGGCGAAGATGCTGGAAGCGCTGTAA
- the rimM gene encoding ribosome maturation factor RimM (Essential for efficient processing of 16S rRNA), which translates to MEILDVGVAQNGQISVGKVVKAHGIKGEVKVYPFSGNPDDFRDYRRLTLVDPSHDLARSYVVEQCRPLESLVILQLAGVADRTASEGLRGWEVRIDQEVLPPHAPGTFYWHELEGMEVITDTGLALGRITSLLATSAHDILVITGGGVEYLIPAIDACVAGLTPDGKRLVVTPPPGLLEMNAGGVPGDAS; encoded by the coding sequence TTGGAAATCCTTGATGTCGGGGTTGCCCAGAACGGGCAGATTTCTGTGGGCAAGGTTGTCAAGGCCCATGGCATCAAGGGCGAGGTCAAGGTCTACCCTTTTTCCGGCAACCCCGATGACTTCCGCGACTACCGGCGGCTGACTCTGGTCGATCCGAGCCATGATCTGGCCAGGTCGTATGTTGTTGAGCAATGCCGGCCTCTGGAGAGCTTGGTTATTCTCCAGCTTGCAGGTGTTGCTGACAGAACCGCTTCCGAAGGATTGCGCGGTTGGGAAGTGCGGATTGATCAGGAAGTTTTGCCGCCCCATGCTCCGGGGACCTTCTACTGGCATGAACTGGAAGGGATGGAGGTGATCACCGATACCGGGCTTGCCCTTGGCCGGATCACCTCGCTTTTGGCCACCTCCGCCCACGATATCCTGGTGATTACCGGGGGGGGCGTTGAGTATTTGATTCCTGCGATTGATGCGTGTGTTGCCGGTCTTACTCCGGATGGGAAGAGACTGGTGGTTACTCCCCCTCCTGGCTTGTTGGAGATGAATGCGGGCGGGGTGCCGGGCGATGCGAGCTAG
- a CDS encoding nucleotidyltransferase family protein, translating to MKRSDALRVLARAKPELAKRFGVVRLVLFGSMARDEVRPGSDVDVLVAFDGPATSQRYFGVQFYLEDALGYSVDLVTEKALRPELRPFIEREAISV from the coding sequence ATGAAACGCAGCGATGCCTTGCGGGTGCTTGCCAGGGCCAAACCCGAACTGGCGAAACGCTTCGGGGTTGTCCGGCTGGTTTTGTTTGGTTCCATGGCCCGTGATGAAGTGCGTCCAGGCAGTGATGTGGATGTGTTGGTTGCCTTCGATGGCCCGGCTACTTCGCAACGCTATTTCGGGGTGCAGTTTTATCTTGAAGACGCTCTGGGTTACTCGGTGGACCTGGTTACCGAAAAGGCTTTGCGCCCGGAACTGCGGCCGTTCATTGAGCGGGAGGCGATCAGTGTCTGA
- a CDS encoding KH domain-containing protein, producing the protein MKDLVTFIATSLVDEPTSVQVTETEGEGTVVLELRVAKEDLGKVIGKQGRTARAIRSLLTATAGKDNRKARLEIVE; encoded by the coding sequence ATGAAGGATCTGGTGACATTTATAGCCACCTCGCTGGTGGATGAGCCTACTTCTGTTCAGGTTACCGAAACGGAAGGGGAGGGCACCGTTGTTCTTGAGTTACGGGTAGCGAAAGAGGATCTCGGCAAGGTTATCGGCAAGCAGGGCCGGACCGCCAGGGCCATCCGTTCGCTGCTTACTGCCACGGCAGGCAAGGACAACCGCAAGGCCCGCCTCGAGATAGTGGAGTAG
- the ffh gene encoding signal recognition particle protein, giving the protein MFESLSDRLHDVFKQLRGHGRLTEENIQEALREVRMALLEADVNFKVAKEFVATVAEKAIGQEVVGSLAPGQQVVKVVHDQLVELLGGQTATLDLSGRQPVVIMMVGLQGSGKTTTSGKLAKMLQGKGRKPYLVPADVYRPAAIEQLTILGQSLGVGVHPSATDQDPVAICRQAVHAAQSGGYDTLIIDTAGRLHVDQELMAELGRIKDAVQPAEILFVADAMTGQDAVTVAEKFNLDLAISGVILTKMDGDARGGAALSIKKVTQRPIKFVGMGEGLDALEPFHPDRVASRILGMGDVLTLIEKAEAVVDKDKAEKLAKKLKKEGFSLEDFLEQIQQIKKMGSLEQIMGMIPGMSRLKQLKDMPKPDEKELGRVEAIINSMTIKERRNHAILNANRRTRIAKGSGTTVQDVNKVIKSYTDMLKMMKQMSGKPGGLGAFVGGAKKKKRPKGLAR; this is encoded by the coding sequence ATGTTTGAGTCGCTTTCAGACCGATTACATGATGTTTTTAAGCAGCTTCGCGGCCATGGCAGGCTGACCGAGGAAAATATCCAGGAGGCGTTGCGCGAAGTGCGCATGGCCCTGCTGGAAGCCGACGTCAATTTCAAGGTCGCCAAGGAATTTGTTGCCACTGTCGCTGAGAAAGCGATTGGCCAGGAAGTGGTTGGTTCGCTGGCCCCGGGCCAGCAGGTGGTCAAGGTTGTGCACGACCAGTTGGTCGAGCTGTTGGGCGGGCAGACCGCCACCCTCGATCTCAGCGGCCGCCAGCCTGTAGTTATCATGATGGTCGGTCTGCAGGGGTCCGGTAAGACCACCACTTCCGGCAAGCTGGCCAAGATGCTGCAGGGCAAGGGCCGTAAGCCCTACCTGGTTCCGGCCGATGTCTATCGGCCTGCGGCTATTGAGCAGTTGACCATTCTCGGCCAGAGTCTCGGGGTGGGGGTGCATCCCTCAGCCACCGACCAGGATCCGGTGGCCATCTGTCGTCAGGCCGTGCATGCCGCCCAGAGCGGTGGCTATGACACCCTGATTATCGACACCGCCGGCCGGCTCCATGTGGATCAGGAGCTCATGGCTGAGCTGGGCCGGATCAAGGACGCGGTGCAGCCTGCCGAGATTCTCTTCGTGGCCGATGCCATGACCGGTCAGGATGCGGTTACGGTTGCGGAAAAATTTAATCTCGATCTTGCCATCAGCGGCGTGATCCTGACCAAGATGGATGGCGATGCCCGCGGCGGCGCGGCTCTCTCCATCAAGAAAGTGACCCAGCGGCCCATTAAGTTTGTCGGTATGGGCGAAGGGCTTGATGCCCTGGAGCCCTTCCATCCGGATCGTGTTGCCTCCCGGATTCTCGGGATGGGCGATGTGCTCACCCTGATCGAAAAGGCTGAGGCCGTTGTTGATAAGGACAAGGCGGAAAAACTCGCCAAGAAGCTCAAGAAAGAAGGGTTTTCCCTGGAAGATTTTCTTGAGCAGATCCAGCAGATCAAGAAGATGGGCAGCCTCGAGCAGATCATGGGCATGATCCCGGGGATGAGCCGGCTCAAGCAGCTCAAGGATATGCCCAAGCCCGATGAGAAGGAACTGGGCCGGGTGGAGGCGATCATCAACTCCATGACCATCAAGGAGCGCCGCAACCACGCCATCCTCAACGCGAACCGTAGGACGCGCATCGCCAAGGGGAGCGGCACCACGGTGCAGGATGTGAACAAGGTCATCAAGAGCTACACGGACATGCTCAAGATGATGAAGCAGATGAGCGGCAAGCCCGGCGGACTGGGCGCCTTTGTCGGCGGAGCGAAGAAAAAGAAGCGGCCCAAGGGGCTTGCCCGATAG
- the trmD gene encoding tRNA (guanosine(37)-N1)-methyltransferase TrmD, with translation MRFDVLTIFPELLDSPLKEGIIRRAQEAGQIGVFCHNIRDYALDKHAMTDDRPFGGGEGMVMKPEPLTAAVQAVQSMAQPPGRVILLSPQGRPYTQAVAEELAGYARLLLVCGRYEGVDERFAAQYVDEEISIGDYILTGGELAAMVLIDSITRLRPGVLGCADSAGYDTFSRGGLKYPQYTRPRLFEGVAAPEVLFSGDHGAVAEWRLVAAVERTMAKRPDLVAGMRFNANELKILHRQGLFARLRECGWNSRPEEQ, from the coding sequence ATCAGATTTGACGTATTGACGATTTTTCCGGAGTTGCTGGATTCTCCGCTCAAGGAGGGGATAATCCGCAGGGCCCAGGAGGCCGGGCAGATAGGGGTTTTCTGCCACAATATCCGGGATTACGCGCTTGACAAGCATGCCATGACCGATGACCGCCCCTTTGGCGGCGGGGAAGGGATGGTCATGAAGCCGGAACCCCTGACCGCTGCAGTGCAGGCGGTGCAGTCCATGGCGCAGCCGCCAGGGCGGGTGATTCTCCTGAGCCCCCAGGGCCGGCCGTATACCCAGGCGGTTGCCGAAGAGCTGGCCGGGTACGCGCGGCTGCTTCTGGTCTGCGGGCGCTATGAGGGGGTGGATGAACGGTTCGCTGCCCAGTATGTGGATGAGGAAATCTCCATCGGTGACTATATCCTCACCGGCGGCGAATTGGCGGCGATGGTCCTCATCGACTCCATTACCCGGCTCCGGCCGGGGGTTTTGGGATGTGCGGATTCGGCAGGTTATGACACCTTCAGCCGGGGCGGGCTCAAGTATCCGCAGTATACGCGGCCCAGGCTTTTTGAAGGAGTAGCAGCGCCGGAGGTGCTTTTTTCCGGGGATCATGGAGCAGTTGCCGAATGGCGGCTGGTTGCCGCGGTTGAGCGAACCATGGCCAAGCGACCGGATCTTGTTGCCGGGATGCGTTTTAATGCCAACGAGTTGAAGATTTTACACCGGCAAGGACTCTTTGCCAGGCTGCGGGAATGCGGCTGGAACAGCCGGCCGGAGGAGCAGTGA
- the rplS gene encoding 50S ribosomal protein L19 encodes MNIIEQMEQENMRHDIPDFRAGDTVKVHIRIIEGNKERTQLFQGVVIRRRKGIMGASVTVRKISHGVGVEKTFPLCSPRVDKIELVSEGRVRRSRLYYLRNLRGKAARIREKGIN; translated from the coding sequence ATGAACATCATTGAGCAGATGGAACAAGAGAATATGCGGCATGACATCCCGGACTTTCGTGCTGGGGATACCGTGAAAGTGCATATCCGGATCATTGAGGGCAATAAGGAAAGGACTCAGCTTTTTCAAGGGGTTGTCATCCGCCGTCGCAAAGGGATCATGGGGGCCAGTGTTACCGTCCGCAAGATCTCCCATGGAGTCGGCGTGGAAAAAACCTTTCCCTTGTGTTCTCCCAGAGTCGACAAGATCGAGCTGGTGAGCGAAGGCCGTGTTCGGCGTTCGCGTCTGTACTACCTGCGCAATCTGCGCGGCAAGGCAGCGAGAATCAGGGAAAAAGGCATCAACTAG